From the Eremothecium cymbalariae DBVPG#7215 chromosome 6, complete sequence genome, one window contains:
- the TRM112 gene encoding RNA methylation protein TRM112 (similar to Ashbya gossypii ADR166W) yields the protein MWREVNYRVCRGCACIEHLSLVANRRCHLCSAVCSSNNNQHHRHASKIFLCGMSFSNKKTLRLALFTNNTTQCLKIAASTGLLAEYPSSIFMMKFLTTNFIKCSVPACDKSNDNFPLRYIGDKCQLQQDNSIEFNAEFLMRILDRVEWNAVVAVAEDLGNSSLPEAKPQLLVNGSELSEEDITILRDLHTLLMQTSIVEGEMQCRNCGHIYYIKNSIPNLLLPPHLA from the coding sequence ATGTGGCGCGAAGTGAATTACAGAGTTTGCCGGGGCTGCGCCTGTATTGAGCACCTTTCCCTCGTTGCAAACCGCCGCTGTCACCTATGCTCCGCGGTCTGCTCATCTAACAATAATCAGCATCATCGTCATGCGtcgaaaatttttttatgcGGGATGAGCTTCTCTAACAAAAAGACACTCCGCTTAGCACTTTTCACCAATAATACTACGCAGTGCCTTAAAATTGCTGCTTCTACAGGCCTTCTGGCAGAATATCCTTCGAGCATATTTATGATGAAGTTCCTCACAAcaaattttattaagtGTTCAGTACCTGCATGCGACAAAAGCAATGATAACTTTCCGCTTCGCTACATAGGCGACAAATGTCAGCTTCAACAGGATAACTCGATTGAGTTCAACGCGGAATTTCTTATGCGCATCCTCGACAGAGTCGAGTGGAATGCAGTGGTGGCGGTGGCCGAAGACCTTGGTAATAGTTCATTACCAGAAGCTAAACCTCAGCTGCTTGTGAATGGGAGTGAACTTTCAGAGGAAGACATTACTATCCTTCGGGACCTGCATACCTTACTCATGCAGACGAGCATTGTGGAGGGTGAGATGCAATGTAGGAACTGCGGACATATATACTACATCAAAAACAGCATTCCTAACCTTTTGCTTCCACCTCACCTGGCCTGA
- the ERG10 gene encoding acetyl-CoA C-acetyltransferase (similar to Ashbya gossypii ADR165C), producing the protein MSDKVYIVAAARTPIGSFQGALASQSAVDLGSHAVKAALGQVPELNASHVEEIFFGNVLSANVGQAPARQVALASGLPKSVVATTINKVCASGMKAIILGAQTIKCGNADIVVAGGTESMSNAPYYVPSARSGARFGATSMVDGLQRDGLNDAYDHEAMGVHAEKCASDYSISREEQDKFAVESYQKAQKAFAEGKFEREIVPITIKGSRGKPDVVVSQDEEAGRLNVEKLRAARPVFKKENGTVTAPNGSPINDGAAAIILASESKVKELNLKPLALISGWGEAAHEPCDFTWAPTLAVPKALKHAGVSDINEVDFFEFNEAFAVVGLVNSKILGVDFSKVNVYGGAVALGHPLGCSGARIVVTLMSVLHQEGGKIGVAGICNGGGGASSIVLSKL; encoded by the coding sequence ATGTCAGATAAGGTATATattgttgcagcagcaagaaCGCCAATTGGGTCATTTCAAGGGGCTTTAGCATCTCAAAGTGCGGTGGATCTAGGAAGCCATGCGGTTAAGGCAGCATTAGGACAAGTTCCGGAGCTTAATGCTTCGCATGTCGAGGAGATATTCTTTGGTAATGTGTTGTCTGCGAATGTTGGACAAGCGCCGGCTCGCCAGGTTGCGTTGGCATCCGGGTTGCCCAAGAGTGTTGTCGCGACGACTATCAACAAGGTTTGTGCTTCCGGGATGAAGGCGATTATTTTGGGTGCGCAGACAATTAAGTGCGGCAACGCTGATATCGTTGTTGCCGGTGGAACGGAGTCGATGAGCAATGCTCCTTATTATGTTCCTAGCGCACGTTCGGGTGCTAGGTTTGGAGCTACGTCCATGGTTGATGGTCTTCAGAGGGATGGGTTGAATGATGCGTACGACCACGAGGCTATGGGTGTGCATGCGGAGAAGTGTGCATCCGACTACTCGATTAGTAGGGAGGAGCAAGACAAGTTTGCGGTTGAGTCATACCAGAAGGCACAGAAGGCTTTTGCGGAGGGCAAATTTGAGAGGGAAATTGTCCCAATTACGATCAAAGGTAGCAGAGGGAAGCCCGACGTTGTTGTGTCGCAAGATGAAGAGGCGGGTAGATTGAATGTAGAGAAATTAAGGGCTGCAAGGCCTGTGTTTAAGAAGGAGAATGGCACAGTGACCGCTCCTAATGGATCTCCAATCAACGatggtgctgctgctatAATTTTAGCCTCTGAGAGTAAAGTGAAGGAATTGAACTTAAAGCCCTTGGCTCTTATTAGTGGGTGGGGTGAGGCTGCTCATGAACCTTGCGACTTTACCTGGGCTCCAACTTTGGCTGTTCCCAAGGCTTTGAAGCATGCAGGTGTCTCGGACATAAACGAGGTAgacttctttgaatttaatgaGGCTTTCGCTGTGGTTGGTTTGGTCAACTCCAAAATATTAGGCGTGGACTTTTCTAAAGTTAATGTCTACGGTGGTGCGGTTGCCTTGGGTCATCCCTTAGGCTGCTCTGGCGCTAGAATTGTGGTTACGTTGATGTCTGTGTTGCACCAAGAGGGTGGTAAAATTGGTGTCGCTGGTATCTGtaatggtggtggtggtgccTCTTCTATTGTATTGTCAAAATTGTAA
- the SKS1 gene encoding putative serine/threonine protein kinase SKS1 (similar to Ashbya gossypii ADR163W) produces the protein MLTNTQINNFRITRQLGSGSYGLVFHAVDMLTDQEYAIKAVMRQQQPGMGAVSLNTAVPIETGVKKTTILQTQLYQFFKSFKSRIFLPTVDIESIRTLTREQLENTPHYRELVMHLTVHSHNNVVTIHQALESSLATFIVMDYYPRDLFTSIVNIHHFNNDGLLVKKVFLQLCAVVLHCHRMGVYHCDIKPENILLDSDDNVHLCDFGLSVSASELPSKVCVGSSYYMAPERVLCSEPSQQFPMAAGDIWSIGIILINLVCTRNPWLKADITFDTTFYYFVKEPLVLKKILPISEDLYDILISVLHMDPKRRPQLPELMEAVANCEHFTSSGPLAEVERLSLEQYENFLEGDCSILLRKVSDEYYSDDYFETEHAVSSSSEDENSYSSDTLSSGSFNRDLSEPVVGTLLPRAGLDSLN, from the coding sequence ATGTTAACTAATACACAGATCAATAACTTTAGGATCACCAGACAGTTAGGTTCGGGCTCATATGGGTTGGTGTTCCATGCGGTGGACATGTTAACTGATCAAGAGTATGCTATAAAGGCTGTAATgagacagcagcagcctgGAATGGGTGCAGTGTCGTTAAACACAGCCGTACCCATAGAAACAGGAGtcaagaaaacaacaatTCTGCAGACACAGTTGTaccaattctttaaatctttCAAGAGTCGGATATTTCTGCCCACTGTTGATATTGAATCTATTCGGACACTTACAAGGGAACAACTAGAGAATACTCCGCACTACCGGGAACTAGTCATGCACTTAACAGTGCACTCGCATAATAATGTTGTAACAATCCACCAGGCGTTGGAATCCAGTTTGGCAACGTTCATCGTGATGGACTACTACCCAAGGGATCTGTTCACATCAATCGTAAACATACACcattttaataatgatgGACTGCTTGTGAAGAAGGTCTTCTTGCAATTATGCGCAGTGGTTTTGCATTGTCATAGAATGGGGGTTTATCACTGTGACATAAAACCGGAAAATATTTTGCTTGATAGTGATGATAACGTTCATTTGTGCGATTTTGGGCTCTCAGTGAGTGCAAGTGAATTACCCTCAAAGGTGTGCGTGGGTTCTTCATACTATATGGCACCAGAGCGAGTACTGTGTTCTGAACCTAGCCAACAGTTTCCAATGGCTGCTGGCGACATTTGGTCTATAGGGATCATCCTTATCAACCTAGTGTGTACTCGTAATCCTTGGCTTAAGGCTGATATAACATTTGATACCACATTCTACTATTTCGTTAAAGAACCACTTgtgctgaagaagattctTCCTATATCAGAAGATCTGTATGATATCCTGATATCGGTGCTACATATGGATCCGAAGCGGCGTCCCCAGTTGCCCGAACTCATGGAAGCTGTGGCAAACTGTGAACATTTTACCAGCAGTGGTCCTCTTGCAGAAGTTGAACGTTTATCTCTTGAACAATATGAGAATTTCTTGGAAGGTGATTGCAGCATACTGCTACGCAAGGTATCAGATGAGTACTATTCGGATGACTATTTTGAAACTGAGCATGCTGTATCATCGAGCAGCGAAGACGAAAACTCCTACAGCAGCGATACCTTATCCTCGGGGTCATTCAATCGTGATTTAAGCGAACCAGTTGTAGGCACGCTGCTCCCAAGGGCTGGTTTGGATAGCTTAAATTAG
- the ERG11 gene encoding sterol 14-demethylase (similar to Ashbya gossypii ADR162W) — protein sequence MSESLVQNVVSLVQFAVAYFVALPLIQQISLVVATPFVYSLAWQWMYSMRRDRVPLVPYYVPWVGSAVSYGMEPYKFFAKCQKQYGDSFAFVLLGRVMTVHLGPKGHEFVLNARLAEVSAEEAYTKLTTPVFGSGVVYDCPNHRLMEQKKFCKNALSTDAFRRYVPIIEDEVTKYFQNSKYFRINESDGGRAHVMETQPEMTIFTASRTLLGDELRAMLDTDFAYLYSDLDKGFTPLNFVFSNLPLDHYRKRDNAQKVISSTYMRLIKKRRENNDIHDRDLIDALMKTSKYRDNVKMTDQEIANLLIGVLMGGQHTSAATSAWFILHLAEKPQLQEELYEEQMRVLDGGKKQLSYELLQEMPLVNQVIKETLRLHHPLHSLFRKVIKDMPVPNTSYVVPKGHYILASPGFCHLSEQYFPKCNEFQPHRWDNDAATSYASSEKVDYGFGSISKSVSSPYLPFGGGRHRCVGEGFAYVQLGTILSTIVRTMKWRLPDGVKSIPEVDYTSMVALPGSPADIVWEKRREVVGSPLS from the coding sequence ATGTCAGAGTCTTTGGTGCAAAATGTTGTGTCGCTGGTGCAATTTGCAGTTGCGTACTTTGTTGCGTTGCCATTAATCCAGCAGATCTCGCTAGTTGTTGCAACACCGTTTGTGTATTCGCTTGCATGGCAGTGGATGTATAGTATGAGACGGGACCGGGTGCCGCTAGTTCCTTATTATGTTCCATGGGTTGGTTCTGCTGTGTCATATGGTATGGAGCCTTATAAGTTTTTTGCCAAGTGTCAGAAACAGTATGGTGATAGTTTTGCGTTTGTTTTGCTTGGAAGGGTGATGACTGTGCACTTGGGGCCCAAAGGGCACGAGTTTGTGTTGAACGCGAGGTTGGCGGAAGTCTCTGCGGAGGAGGCATACACGAAGCTTACCACTCCTGTTTTTGGAAGCGGTGTTGTGTATGACTGCCCAAACCACCGGTTGATGGAGCAGAAAAAGTTTTGTAAGAACGCCCTTTCTACTGATGCGTTCCGCAGGTATGTTCCAATTATCGAGGATGAGGTTACCAAGTACTTCCAAAACTCAAAGTACTTTCGGATCAATGAGAGTGATGGTGGGCGTGCCCATGTAATGGAGACCCAGCCGGAAATGACTATCTTCACTGCATCGAGAACTTTGCTTGGTGATGAGTTACGCGCCATGTTGGACACTGACTTTGCCTATTTGTATTCAGACTTGGACAAAGGGTTTACTCCGTTGAACTTTGTGTTCTCGAACTTACCACTTGATCATTATAGAAAAAGAGACAATGCACAGAAGGTGATCTCGAGCACCTATATGAGGTTGATCAAAAAGAGACGTGAGAACAATGACATCCACGACCGTGACTTGATTGATGCTCTAATGAAGACTTCCAAGTACAGGGATAATGTTAAAATGACTGACCAGGAAATTGCAAACTTGTTGATTGGTGTTTTGATGGGTGGTCAGCACACGTCTGCAGCCACCTCTGCTTGGTTCATCTTGCACTTGGCTGAAAAGCCACAGCTTCAAGAAGAATTGTACGAGGAACAAATGCGTGTGTTGGACGGTGGTAAAAAACAGTTAAGCTACGAACTGTTGCAGGAAATGCCCCTTGTAAACCAAGTTATTAAGGAAACATTGAGACTACACCACCCATTACATTCCTTATTTAGAAAGGTTATTAAAGACATGCCTGTCCCAAACACCTCCTATGTTGTTCCAAAGGGTCACTACATCCTTGCATCTCCTGGCTTCTGCCATCTTTCTGAGCAATATTTCCCTAAGTGCAACGAGTTTCAACCGCATCGTTGGGACAACGACGCCGCCACCTCCTACGCTAGCTCTGAGAAAGTCGACTACGGATTTGGCTCTATTTCTAAGAGTGTATCCTCCCCATACCTACCCTTTGGCGGTGGTAGACACAGATGCGTTGGCGAAGGTTTCGCTTACGTCCAGTTAGGTACCATTCTTTCTACTATTGTTAGGACCATGAAGTGGCGTCTACCCGATGGCGTCAAAAGTATTCCAGAGGTAGACTACACCTCCATGGTTGCATTGCCAGGTTCTCCAGCAGACATTGTGTGGGAGAAGAGACGTGAAGTTGTCGGGAGCCCTCTTTCCTGA
- a CDS encoding uncharacterized protein (no homolog in Ashbya gossypii), with the protein MRPLLSPPSSLADTQEVPSRPRNATCFLSKLEASPFSVTGTAENRVAVLLSRCASSLFSRKYTCIIFYAMLNLLCSSRCSFLWAALAGYPVRLIFRHRLSDPESSVSTAASAVTRPILSVTRPMTQKRSCRHKRYWFLVPGACVRAV; encoded by the coding sequence ATGCGCCCCCTCCTCTCACCCCCATCATCTCTTGCAGATACCCAAGAAGTACCCAGTAGACCACGCAACGCAACTTGTTTCCTCTCCAAGTTGGAAGCTAGCCCGTTTTCAGTGACAGGCACCGCCGAAAACCGTGTCGCGGTTCTCCTCTCGCGGTGTGCGTCTTCTTTGTTCTCGAGAAAGTACACGTGCATCATTTTTTATGCAATGCTTAATTTGCTTTGTTCTTCTCGCTGCAGCTTTTTGTGGGCAGCACTGGCTGGTTATCCGGTCCGGTTAATTTTCCGCCACCGATTGTCCGACCCGGAGAGCTCTGTGTCAACTGCAGCCAGTGCAGTTACCCGGCCCATTCTGTCCGTTACCCGGCCCATGACACAAAAACGCAGCTGCAGACACAAACGTTACTGGTTCCTGGTGCCTGGTGCCTGTGTGCGCGCCGTATAG